One stretch of Williamwhitmania taraxaci DNA includes these proteins:
- a CDS encoding tyrosine-protein kinase produces the protein MESIPNNDRPISTHGFTPEEEQLDIKRLLFRVIANWYWFAITVFAGLFIAYLVNRYSEQVYNVSASLIVKDDDNSKAFTGAENMIQSLRLVKNTKSIQNEIGVLQSYSMAYQVVKELDEFRVTYVLVGRRGIKESRLYQSAPFKVLIDTTGRNIPNYPVYVKMISNERYLLEIDDGMGVKQEMRFGELFKNSAFCFRIQRLQNFSGSDNNLGVRYYFKVNSINALANTYKGKVSISLNDKKGSILTLSSSGFVAEQEAAYLNKLMEVYIRKGLEDKNKIAANTVNFIDSQLDNMTDSLRRAEQRLQDFRSNNRVINISREGEILFGRIREFQIDQGAFELKGRYYAYLKKYLSSRSDLNQLVAPSAMGVDDTQLSSLLGEISQTYIAREEMRASVKNGNPGLEQLNIRLENLRNSLTEKVESLIAVNKVAQEDVLQRLNKVEGEIVKLPGNERQLIGFEREFNLLEKMYNYLQEKRAEAAIAKASNIADNKVLDYAMPENASIIKPKRSFNYLIGMFIGALLPLAFIFLLDFFNDKLTDIKEIASKTTVPVIGTMGHNRYEAEIPVISKPKSTLAESFRGLRTNLQYLLRNPEQKVIAVTSTLSSEGKTFTAVNLAAIMAMAGNRVLLMGLDLRKPKIQKMLNVVYSEGISTYLIGKSTLEQVVKNTPTPNLFFAPSGPIPPNPSELLGSQKMDEFMNWAREHYDYIVVDTPPVAIVTDALLIARFADANLFVVRFGYSSKEVLKLVEDIYKHKEIRNLAIVVNDFQPKRGYGYGYTYKYSYGYSYSYSYGYGNKDKSGYYSDEDEPKLTFKEQVKRWF, from the coding sequence ATGGAAAGCATTCCAAATAACGATAGACCAATTTCTACCCATGGTTTTACTCCAGAGGAGGAGCAGCTGGATATTAAGCGCCTGCTGTTTCGCGTAATTGCCAACTGGTATTGGTTTGCCATTACCGTTTTTGCCGGACTGTTTATTGCATACCTCGTAAACCGTTATTCGGAGCAGGTTTACAACGTATCTGCAAGTTTGATTGTAAAGGACGACGACAACTCGAAGGCGTTTACAGGCGCTGAAAATATGATCCAAAGTTTGCGGTTGGTTAAGAATACAAAGAGCATTCAAAATGAGATAGGCGTATTACAATCCTATTCCATGGCCTATCAGGTTGTAAAGGAGTTGGATGAGTTTAGAGTCACCTATGTTCTAGTGGGACGTAGAGGGATAAAAGAATCAAGGCTATACCAGAGTGCCCCTTTTAAAGTGCTAATTGATACAACAGGTCGCAATATTCCAAACTATCCGGTTTATGTTAAAATGATATCCAATGAAAGGTATCTGCTAGAGATTGATGATGGTATGGGAGTAAAGCAGGAGATGCGCTTTGGAGAGCTGTTTAAGAATAGTGCCTTTTGTTTTAGAATCCAACGTCTTCAAAATTTTAGCGGATCGGATAATAATCTTGGTGTTCGATATTACTTTAAAGTAAATAGTATAAATGCGCTGGCCAATACCTACAAGGGAAAGGTTTCTATCTCTCTAAATGATAAAAAGGGATCGATTTTAACACTCAGTAGCAGTGGTTTTGTTGCCGAGCAGGAGGCCGCTTACCTCAATAAACTGATGGAGGTTTATATTCGAAAGGGGTTGGAAGATAAGAATAAGATAGCTGCGAATACAGTTAACTTTATCGACTCCCAACTCGATAATATGACAGATTCCCTTCGCCGTGCAGAGCAGCGGTTGCAGGACTTTAGAAGCAATAATAGGGTTATAAATATTTCGAGAGAGGGGGAGATTCTTTTTGGTAGGATTAGGGAGTTTCAAATCGATCAGGGAGCATTTGAGTTGAAGGGGCGATACTATGCTTACCTCAAAAAATATCTGTCGTCGCGTAGCGACTTAAATCAGCTAGTAGCTCCATCGGCCATGGGGGTAGATGACACACAACTATCCTCTTTACTTGGAGAGATTAGCCAAACCTATATTGCTCGGGAGGAGATGCGTGCTTCTGTTAAGAATGGGAATCCTGGATTAGAGCAGCTGAATATTCGGTTGGAGAATCTTCGAAATAGCTTAACCGAGAAGGTAGAAAGTTTAATTGCGGTTAACAAGGTGGCACAAGAAGATGTGCTACAGCGGCTGAATAAGGTAGAGGGAGAAATAGTTAAACTTCCCGGTAACGAGAGGCAGCTCATTGGATTTGAGCGTGAATTTAATTTGCTCGAAAAGATGTATAATTATCTTCAGGAGAAGCGCGCAGAAGCAGCTATTGCCAAGGCATCAAATATTGCCGATAACAAGGTGCTCGACTACGCAATGCCTGAGAATGCCTCCATTATTAAGCCAAAGAGGTCGTTTAATTACCTTATTGGAATGTTTATAGGGGCTCTTTTACCGCTGGCATTTATTTTTTTACTCGATTTTTTTAATGATAAACTTACAGATATTAAGGAGATCGCCTCAAAGACAACGGTTCCTGTGATTGGAACCATGGGGCATAACCGATATGAAGCAGAGATACCCGTTATCAGTAAGCCAAAGTCTACGCTAGCGGAGTCGTTCCGTGGGCTGCGAACCAACCTACAATACCTGCTCCGGAATCCGGAACAAAAGGTGATTGCCGTTACATCTACCCTCAGTAGCGAGGGAAAAACATTTACCGCCGTGAACCTTGCCGCCATTATGGCTATGGCGGGTAATAGAGTGTTGCTGATGGGCCTCGATCTGCGTAAGCCTAAGATACAGAAGATGCTCAACGTGGTTTATAGCGAGGGCATTAGCACCTATCTCATTGGTAAATCTACATTGGAGCAGGTTGTAAAGAATACCCCAACGCCAAATCTCTTTTTTGCGCCCAGTGGACCTATTCCACCCAACCCATCGGAGTTGCTTGGTTCTCAAAAAATGGATGAGTTTATGAATTGGGCAAGGGAACACTACGATTACATTGTGGTGGATACTCCTCCTGTAGCCATCGTTACCGATGCACTATTAATTGCCCGTTTTGCCGATGCCAACCTCTTTGTGGTGCGCTTTGGATACTCCTCCAAGGAGGTGCTTAAGCTGGTGGAGGATATCTACAAACACAAAGAGATTCGAAATCTCGCCATTGTAGTAAACGACTTCCAACCCAAGCGTGGATACGGTTATGGCTATACTTACAAATACTCCTATGGCTACAGCTATAGCTACTCCTACGGCTATGGCAATAAAGACAAGAGTGGCTACTATTCCGACGAGGATGAACCAAAGTTGACGTTCAAAGAACAGGTAAAACGTTGGTTTTGA